Genomic window (Gloeocapsa sp. DLM2.Bin57):
AACTCTCATGAATTATCAATATCTCCTTTTTACTCTAGGTTTAAGCTTAATCTTGCTTACTCCTAGTCCAGTGAAAAGTCTAGATCCTCTCTGTCCTAGTCCCATCTTATCCCGTTTGAATAGACACAAAATTAGCCCAACAGATACCCTAGAAAGTATCGCGGAGCAATATAATTTGACTCCTAATACCATTATTCTGAATAATCCTGACATAACTCCAGATTCTTTACCCCTAGGTACAGATATTATTATCCCTCCCGTCAATGGTATAATTGTTACTGTGCCTGATTTAGCTAGTTGGCAAGATCTGGCTGAAGCCTATGGTGTTAGAGCTGATTTGCTCTTTGAAGTTAATGGGTGTCAACCCCTGGGGGAAGAAGTATTTATCCCAGGGATTACTTGGCACCCCGATAAAGTTACAGAAGTATTTAATTACACTGGCTTAAGTGGT
Coding sequences:
- a CDS encoding LysM peptidoglycan-binding domain-containing protein, which codes for MNYQYLLFTLGLSLILLTPSPVKSLDPLCPSPILSRLNRHKISPTDTLESIAEQYNLTPNTIILNNPDITPDSLPLGTDIIIPPVNGIIVTVPDLASWQDLAEAYGVRADLLFEVNGCQPLGEEVFIPGITWHPDKVTEVFNYTGLSGYPLPTEAAVILTYGWQDEPSQAERLFHSGVDLLADVGTNVLAVEAGTVVYVGIEGNYGNLIIINHQGGLQTRYAHLQNILVDPGDLVETGQVIGTVGVTGTPDVEEPHLHFEVRYQTPMGWLAQDPLIHLIR